A DNA window from Engystomops pustulosus chromosome 10, aEngPut4.maternal, whole genome shotgun sequence contains the following coding sequences:
- the SELENOK gene encoding selenoprotein K translates to MVYIANGQVLDGQQRSPWRLSFITDLFWGITDFVVLFFQSMIRPDLTRRGCSSSMSSSGYDDGRGPPGYPRRRMGRINHGAGPSPPPMAGGGUGR, encoded by the exons ATGGTGTATATCGCGAATG GACAAGTGCTGGACGGCCAGCAGAGATCTCCATGGCGCCTCTCCTTTATTACAGACCTCTTCTGGGGAATTACAGACTTTGTTGTCTTGTT CTTTCAGAGTATGATTCGACCTGACCTGACCAGAAGGGGATGTTCAAGCTCAATGTCCAGCTCTGGATATGATGATGGAAGAGG TCCTCCTGGATATCCACGTCGTAGAATGGGGCGAATCAACCATGGCGCCGGCCCAAGCCCTCCGCCAATGGCAGGAGGTGGATGAGGAAG GTAA